A part of Papilio machaon chromosome 11, ilPapMach1.1, whole genome shotgun sequence genomic DNA contains:
- the LOC123721417 gene encoding uncharacterized protein LOC123721417, whose translation MEIKENKSKEEGNVLKELTKELRVVLTRTPTPVGPQADRRVSESDSDAAASMASAASRVGSLEVLNRDDLGRFWSEGRGQKRPSEVDMAGWSDEERSEASVCRGPRTEKRAQAKAARQRAEEDLAREANIARFRRETRAKLFPEPKQRMEERGAAQLQEQVKEDLEVITKVATKSSNLKGTFVRTLKDAAASIKEAVEVLGARTVTEETRHLQADNARLRAEMASLRKELAELREEMQRGRTQGPAPTATDMTAEAAPTGPSQLEEICRTVMVQVGGMLNARLASFEDRLLPEKRLRPPLAADKRNSGRSYAAALSGPAPVSAPVPTPRVQGKAPPAPPAKPGASGLPRQAPGLSTQRPAASAQIQIRPSQAQARATKGGNSSTPHSEGEKRKKKKKKKKKTKSSPPQGHQQPPQPPQLIEFPWIKVGPKKRPDAKSRARKLQAPQTSAVVLTLQPGAEEKGATYAKVIAAAKEKIDVAEFGGQGVRLRKAANGGRLFEFPGASSGEKADSLAQKLREVLGSEVVRVSRPMKMASLRVTGLDDSVTSAEVVAAVAAAGVCPAEQVRAGGINAGRDGLGSIIVTCPVAAAKKIVEGGRLLVGWVSAQIQLLDARPLMCYKCHERGHTVGQCSEEVDRSALCYRCGQPGHKARECSAALCCAVCTAAGRPAGHRAGSRACVSPPKGKKKGGKGSSSQVAGQSSSSPQAVAPVAEEVPMVEG comes from the coding sequence atggaaataaaagaaaacaaaagtaaagaGGAGGGGAACGTGTTGAAGGAGTTGACGAAGGAGTTGAGGGTTGTGCTTACGCGCACCCCGACACCGGTAGGGCCTCAGGCCGACAGGAGGGTTTCGGAGTCCGATTCGGACGCGGCGGCGAGCATGGCGTCCGCTGCCAGTCGTGTTGGGTCCCTGGAAGTATTGAACCGGGACGATCTCGGTAGGTTTTGGAGTGAgggtcgcgggcaaaagcgcCCCAGTGAGGTAGATATGGCAGGCTGGTCTGATGAGGAAAGGTCAGAGGCATCAGTCTGCAGAGGGCCTCGTACAGAAAAGAGGGCCCAGGCAAAAGCAGCTAGGCAGAGGGCTGAGGAAGACCTCGCCAGGGAGGCAAATATCGCCCGCTTTCGGCGGGAGACCCGGGCTAAGCTGTTTCCGGAGCCCAAGCAGAGGATGGAAGAGAGGGGGGCAGCCCAGCTGCAGGAGCAAGTAAAGGAGGACTTGGAGGTCATCACCAAGGTAGCCACCAAGTCCTCCAACCTGAAGGGTACATTCGTGCGGACCCTTAAGGACGCCGCGGCATCTATTAAGGAAGCCGTGGAAGTCCTCGGGGCCCGCACAGTCACGGAAGAGACGCGGCACTTGCAGGCGGACAACGCCCGCCTAAGAGCCGAGATGGCCAGCCTCCGCAAGGAGCTGGCAGAACTACGGGAGGAAATGCAGAGAGGGCGGACACAAGGTCCCGCCCCCACAGCCACGGACATGACCGCGGAGGCCGCCCCTACAGGGCCCTCCCAACTAGAGGAGATCTGTCGGACGGTGATGGTCCAGGTGGGCGGGATGTTAAATGCCCGCCTGGCCTCGTTTGAAGACAGGCTCCTCCCGGAGAAAAGATTGCGGCCGCCGCTGGCGGCCGACAAGAGAAACAGCGGACGCTCTTACGCGGCGGCGCTCTCGGGGCCAGCACCGGTATCAGCACCGGTGCCAACTCCACGAGTACAGGGCAAGGCGCCCCCAGCGCCGCCAGCCAAACCTGGCGCCAGCGGGCTCCCGCGGCAGGCGCCCGGTTTGTCCACGCAGCGCCCTGCGGCGTCCGCACAAATTCAAATTCGTCCGTCCCAAGCCCAAGCGCGGGCTACAAAAGGAGGCAATTCTTCTACCCCGCATTCGGAGGGGGAGaagagaaaaaagaaaaagaagaagaagaagaaaacaaaaagtagTCCTCCACAGGGGCATCAGCAGCCGCCGCAGCCGCCGCAGCTTATTGAGTTCCCGTGGATTAAGGTGGGGCCTAAAAAGCGGCCCGACGCAAAGAGTCGCGCCCGTAAGCTCCAAGCACCCCAGACGTCAGCAGTCGTCCTGACGTTGCAACCGGGGGCGGAAGAGAAGGGCGCGACCTATGCGAAGGTGATTGCCGcggcaaaagaaaaaattgacGTGGCAGAATTCGGTGGCCAGGGGGTCCGACTTCGAAAGGCAGCCAATGGAGGCCGCCTTTTCGAATTCCCAGGGGCCTCCAGTGGTGAAAAGGCGGACTCCCTGGCTCAAAAGCTGCGGGAGGTCTTAGGTAGCGAAGTCGTCCGGGTCTCCAGGCCCATGAAAATGGCTAGCCTACGGGTTACGGGTCTGGACGACTCCGTTACCAGTGCCGAGGTGGTCGCCGCTGTTGCGGCGGCAGGAGTATGTCCAGCGGAACAAGTGCGGGCTGGAGGAATAAACGCCGGCCGCGACGGACTTGGGTCAATCATTGTTACCTGTCCCGTCGCAGCtgcgaaaaaaattgtagaggGCGGAAGGCTGCTCGTGGGCTGGGTGTCCGCGCAGATTCAGCTTCTGGACGCCCGGCCCCTTATGTGCTATAAGTGTCACGAACGTGGGCACACGGTGGGCCAATGCAGCGAAGAGGTTGATCGCAGCGCTTTGTGTTACCGTTGCGGTCAACCGGGCCACAAGGCCCGCGAGTGCTCCGCGGCACTGTGCTGCGCGGTTTGCACTGCCGCTGGCAGGCCGGCAGGCCACCGCGCGGGCAGCAGAGCCTGCGTCTCCCCACCCAAGGGGAAAAAGAAGGGAGGAAAAGGCAGTTCGAGCCAGGTGGCCGGTCAGTCTTCTTCCTCGCCCCAGGCGGTAGCGCCAGTGGCTGAGGAGGTTCCAATGGTCGAAGGTTAA